A single genomic interval of Colius striatus isolate bColStr4 chromosome 9, bColStr4.1.hap1, whole genome shotgun sequence harbors:
- the LOC104560717 gene encoding interferon lambda-3-like encodes MPCLGFTLLLVLALGASLGATFPWGTLKKGCSLSKYQFLVPHELKAVQRMKEQFEDIMLLSDRKCHTRLFYRKWNTAELSVPDRVMLVEAELDLTTTVLGLPAPPRFAETRHQPLAFLTQAREDLRDCMATEAPSHQPSGKLRHWLQKLQTAKKTESNGCLEASAILHLFQILNDLRCAALQDQCT; translated from the exons ATGCCATGCCTTGGCTTCACCCTGCTGCTCGTGCTGGCGCTGGGGGCCAGCCTTGGGGCCAccttcccctggggcaccctgaagAAGGGCTGCAGCTTGTCCAAGTACCAGTTCCTCGTGCCTCACGAGCTGAAGGCTGTGCAGAGGATGaaggagcagttt GAGGACATCATGCTGCTGTCGGACCGCAAATGCCACACCAGGCTCTTCTATCGGAAATGGAACACAGCAGAGCTATCG GTGCCCGACCGAGTGATGCTGGTAGAAGCTGAGCTGGACCTCACCACCACTGTGCTGGGGCTCCCTGCCCCACCCAGGTTCGCTGAGACACGTCATCAGCCCCTGGCCTTCCTCACCCAAGCTCGGGAGGACCTGCGAGACTGC ATGGCCACGGAGGCTCCTTCACATCAGCCCtctgggaaactgaggcactggctgcagaagctgcagacGGCCAAGAAAACA GAGAGCAACGGCTGCTTGGAAGCCTCTGCCATCCTCCATCTCTTCCAAATACTGAACGACCTGCGGTGTGCAGCCCTTCAAGATCAGTGCACTTAG